A stretch of Rhodoferax potami DNA encodes these proteins:
- a CDS encoding crotonase/enoyl-CoA hydratase family protein: MEFETLKVTLDAHIATIRLNRPDKANAMSATMWQEIRQAFEWVDRTPEARVAVLQGDGKLFCAGIDLQMMMGIGPQIANECDGRMRESLRRMILDMQDTLTSLERCRKPVLAAIHGGCIGGGIDLVTCADMRYASADAFFTIKEIDIGMTADVGTLQRLPKLVGDGITRELAYTGRKMDATEAKSIGLVNRVFESREALYAGVQEIAATIAAKSPLSIRGTKEMITYARDHSVADSLNYIATWNAAMLMSKDLTEAMTANMQKRAPVFKD; encoded by the coding sequence ATGGAGTTTGAAACCCTGAAGGTCACGCTGGACGCGCACATTGCCACCATCCGCCTGAACCGCCCCGACAAAGCCAACGCCATGAGCGCCACCATGTGGCAAGAGATCCGCCAAGCCTTTGAGTGGGTGGACCGCACGCCCGAGGCGCGGGTGGCGGTGTTGCAAGGCGACGGCAAGTTGTTTTGCGCGGGCATCGACCTGCAAATGATGATGGGCATAGGCCCGCAGATCGCCAACGAGTGCGACGGCCGCATGCGCGAGAGCCTGCGCCGCATGATTCTGGACATGCAAGACACACTGACCAGCCTGGAGCGCTGCCGCAAACCGGTGCTGGCTGCCATCCATGGCGGCTGCATCGGGGGTGGTATCGACCTCGTGACCTGCGCCGATATGCGCTATGCCAGTGCCGATGCGTTTTTCACCATCAAAGAGATCGACATCGGCATGACCGCCGACGTGGGCACTCTGCAGCGCCTACCCAAACTGGTGGGCGATGGCATTACCCGCGAGCTGGCTTACACAGGCCGCAAGATGGATGCCACGGAGGCCAAGAGCATCGGCCTGGTGAACCGCGTGTTTGAAAGCCGCGAGGCGCTCTACGCCGGGGTGCAAGAGATTGCAGCCACGATTGCGGCCAAGTCCCCACTTTCGATCCGCGGCACCAAGGAAATGATCACTTATGCACGCGACCACAGCGTGGCTGACAGCCTGAACTACATCGCCACCTGGAACGCCGCCATGCTGATGAGCAAGGACCTGACCGAGGCGATGACCGCGAACATGCAGAAGCGGGCGCCTGTGTTTAAGGACTGA
- a CDS encoding YoaK family protein, with translation MFPWTYGWIDTERTPEANTRLGMALAFVAGATNAGGFLAVHQYTSHVTGIVSSVVDSVVLGHTEVALTGMAMLIAFVFGAMASSVLVNWGLRCRLQVAYGLPLLLEAALLLVFGIFGGVMNYAYYFFTPLTVTLLCFIMGLQNAVITKISRAEIRTTHLTGMVTDVGIELGKMVYLNLDPQAAPVQANTDKLRLLGKLIGSFVLGAWVGALGFNSLGFVTTVPLALILLYLVARPALNDLRRYTQTLG, from the coding sequence ATGTTCCCTTGGACCTACGGCTGGATCGATACCGAGCGCACCCCTGAAGCCAACACCCGCCTCGGCATGGCACTGGCCTTTGTGGCCGGGGCCACCAATGCGGGGGGCTTTCTGGCGGTGCACCAATACACCTCCCATGTGACGGGCATCGTCTCGTCGGTGGTGGACTCGGTGGTGCTGGGCCACACCGAGGTGGCCCTGACCGGCATGGCCATGCTGATCGCCTTTGTGTTCGGCGCCATGGCCAGTTCGGTGCTGGTCAACTGGGGCTTGCGCTGCCGGCTGCAGGTCGCCTACGGCCTGCCGCTGCTGCTGGAAGCGGCTCTGCTGCTGGTGTTTGGCATTTTCGGGGGCGTTATGAACTACGCCTATTACTTTTTCACCCCGCTCACGGTCACCCTGCTCTGCTTCATCATGGGGCTACAGAACGCGGTGATCACCAAGATTTCGCGCGCCGAAATCCGCACCACCCACTTGACTGGCATGGTGACCGATGTCGGCATTGAGCTGGGTAAGATGGTCTACCTCAACCTGGACCCCCAAGCCGCCCCCGTCCAGGCCAACACCGACAAACTCCGCCTGCTCGGCAAGCTGATAGGCAGCTTTGTGCTCGGCGCGTGGGTCGGGGCTCTGGGCTTTAACTCCCTGGGCTTTGTCACCACGGTGCCCCTGGCCTTGATTCTGTTGTACCTGGTAGCCCGC
- the metG gene encoding methionine--tRNA ligase, with the protein MPRQLFVTTALPYANGNFHIGHIMEYIQADIWVRYQRMQGNAVNFVGADDTHGAPIMIAAEKAGVTPEQFVANIAAGRKQYLDGFHISFDNWHSTHSPENTELARQIYRDLRDRADGSLIEVRTIEQFFDPEKNMFLPDRYIKGECPKCHAKDQYGDNCEVCGSVYAPTDLINPFSALSGAKPELKNSEHYFFKLSDPRCVEFLENWTQDGKLQPEVANKIKEWFSVRTNPDGTQSEGLGDWDISRDAPYFGIEIPDAPGKYFYVWLDAPVGYLASLKNWFDKGGPKAKHGDARSFDEYIKAEDTEQYHFIGKDIVTFHTLFWPAMLKFSGRKMPNNVFVHGFLTVNNGEKMSKSRGTGLDPLKYLSLGMNAEWLRYYLAAKLSARNEDIDFNAEDFMLRVNSDLIGKFINIASRAAGFLTKRFDGKLTSNFGTQGGALLAEIRSASDALAAHFEAREYSKATREVMLLADKVNAYVDQNKPWDLAKDVANNEALHQVCSVLINAFDALSRYLAPVLPGLAQAVQSFVGRPMDTWAVAGDVQAIQPYQHLMQRVTPEQLEALFEPKEPLAQAEPAQAAPKKVAKSAPAAVPVDPNAPGGEALAPTISIDDFAKIDLRIARIVNCEAVEGSTKLLRLTLDVGEKNADGQPTTRNVFSGIASMYKPEELVGQLTVLVANLAPRKMKFGISEGMVMAASHADEGTNPGIYILNPWPGAQPGMRIH; encoded by the coding sequence ATGCCCCGCCAACTATTCGTTACCACCGCCCTCCCCTACGCCAACGGCAACTTCCATATCGGTCACATCATGGAATACATCCAGGCCGACATCTGGGTGCGGTATCAGCGCATGCAGGGCAATGCGGTCAATTTTGTGGGTGCGGACGACACCCACGGCGCGCCCATCATGATTGCGGCTGAAAAGGCTGGCGTGACGCCCGAGCAGTTCGTGGCCAACATCGCCGCCGGCCGCAAGCAGTATCTGGATGGCTTTCACATCAGCTTTGACAACTGGCACAGCACCCACTCGCCCGAAAACACCGAGCTGGCCCGCCAGATTTACCGTGACCTGCGCGACCGCGCCGATGGCAGTCTGATTGAAGTGCGCACCATCGAGCAGTTCTTCGACCCCGAGAAGAACATGTTCCTGCCCGACCGCTACATCAAGGGCGAGTGCCCCAAGTGCCACGCCAAAGACCAGTACGGCGACAACTGCGAGGTGTGCGGCTCGGTCTACGCGCCTACTGACCTGATCAACCCCTTCTCGGCCCTCTCCGGCGCAAAGCCCGAACTCAAGAATTCTGAGCACTACTTCTTCAAGCTCTCCGACCCGCGCTGCGTGGAGTTTCTGGAAAACTGGACGCAAGACGGCAAGCTGCAGCCCGAAGTGGCCAACAAGATCAAAGAGTGGTTCAGCGTGCGCACCAACCCGGACGGCACCCAGAGCGAAGGCTTGGGCGACTGGGACATTTCGCGCGATGCGCCCTACTTCGGCATCGAGATTCCCGATGCGCCGGGCAAGTACTTCTATGTGTGGCTGGACGCGCCTGTGGGCTACTTGGCGTCGCTCAAAAACTGGTTCGACAAAGGCGGCCCCAAGGCCAAGCACGGCGACGCCCGCAGCTTTGACGAATACATCAAGGCTGAAGACACCGAGCAGTACCACTTCATCGGCAAAGACATCGTCACCTTCCACACCCTGTTCTGGCCGGCGATGCTGAAGTTCAGCGGCCGCAAGATGCCGAACAACGTGTTCGTGCACGGCTTCTTGACCGTGAACAACGGCGAGAAGATGAGCAAGAGCCGCGGCACCGGCCTCGACCCGCTCAAGTACCTGAGCCTGGGCATGAATGCCGAGTGGCTGCGCTACTACCTGGCGGCCAAGCTGTCGGCGCGCAATGAAGATATCGACTTCAACGCCGAAGACTTCATGCTGCGGGTGAACAGCGATTTGATCGGCAAGTTCATCAACATCGCCTCCCGCGCAGCCGGCTTCTTGACCAAGCGTTTTGACGGCAAGCTGACCAGCAACTTCGGCACCCAAGGGGGTGCACTGCTGGCTGAAATCCGCAGTGCTTCTGACGCGCTGGCCGCCCATTTCGAGGCCCGCGAGTACAGCAAGGCCACCCGCGAAGTCATGCTGCTGGCCGACAAAGTCAACGCCTATGTGGACCAGAACAAGCCTTGGGACTTGGCCAAAGACGTGGCTAACAACGAGGCACTGCACCAAGTGTGCTCGGTGCTGATCAACGCGTTTGACGCCTTGAGCCGTTACTTGGCCCCTGTGCTGCCAGGCTTGGCGCAAGCGGTGCAAAGCTTTGTGGGCCGCCCCATGGACACCTGGGCCGTGGCCGGCGATGTACAAGCCATCCAGCCCTACCAACACCTCATGCAACGCGTCACCCCCGAGCAGCTGGAAGCGCTTTTTGAACCAAAAGAGCCTTTAGCGCAGGCAGAACCTGCGCAAGCAGCTCCTAAAAAAGTAGCAAAGTCAGCGCCCGCCGCTGTGCCGGTCGACCCCAATGCCCCCGGTGGCGAGGCGCTAGCGCCCACCATCAGCATTGACGACTTCGCCAAGATCGACCTGCGCATTGCAAGAATAGTGAACTGCGAAGCCGTGGAAGGCTCCACCAAGCTGTTGCGCCTGACCCTCGATGTGGGTGAAAAGAACGCTGACGGCCAGCCCACCACGCGCAATGTGTTCAGCGGCATCGCCAGCATGTACAAGCCCGAAGAGCTGGTGGGCCAGCTCACCGTGCTGGTGGCCAACTTGGCACCGCGCAAGATGAAGTTCGGCATCAGCGAAGGCATGGTCATGGCGGCCAGCCATGCAGATGAAGGTACCAACCCCGGCATCTACATCCTGAACCCTTGGCCCGGCGCCCAGCCTGGCATGCGCATCCACTGA